The genomic region CTTCGGTGACACCGGACGGTTTGATCGTGGCGGGCGGCGGCCCGGATGCGCGGCTGACGGCCGTGCGCGATGACGGGGACGGCGGCGAGGTGGTTTGGACCCGCGATGACGTCGAACCCCTATCGACATCTTCTCGGGCGGGCACCGACGTCGGTTACACCGTCGCGCGCGACGGCGAGAACGGTATGACACTGCTGGTGTTCGATCCCGCCGACGGCCACACGCTCAACGCCTACCCGCTACCGCACGCGACGGGGTATCCCGTTGGTGTGTCGGTGGGCCATGACCGGCGCGTGGTGACGGCAACCAGCGACGGTCAGGTGTACGCGTTCGCTCCCGCCTGACGAGTCAGGTGATCTTCCTCAGGCGATCATGGCGTCGATGGGTGCCCGCGGCACGGTGACCTCGAGCGCCCCGACCGACTCCGGCATCATCTCGCCCTGGCTGAAGAAGAAGATCAGCGAGTCGTTGGTGATGGCGAAGTTCTCGTAATTCGTCGGGTCCAGCCCGACCCCTGGGGCGATCGCCACCGCCTGGCCCGACTGCTTCTCCAGCTCGGCGGCCACGAGGGGTGCGATCACCGGGAAGGGCTCGGTGCCCTCGCGGAAGAGGTTGCCGATCGTGATGGGCTTGCGCATGCCCTGATCCCAGTTGAACGACTTGTAGAAGGTCTGGGGGTGCGCACCACCGACGTCCTGGAATGTCTTGAACACGACGGTCTGCGTGCCGCGCGGCGGGACCGCGGAGTTGTACTCCGTTGCCACGGTGTCCAGTTGGTAGGGCATATCGCGTGGCCCGGGCATCTTGGCCACGTTGAGGAAGCCGTCGCGGGTCTGCTTGACGTAGTCGGCGACGTTCTGTTGGTCGGGAAAGTCGACCGGATAGGTGACGTCGAGGGTATAGGCGGGATCGGTCGCGGCGATGCGGCACATCTGGTCACCGTCCAGCACGCCAGAGAAGTCAGCGCACTTGGGTGGAGCCGCCGATGCGACGGCCACAGTCGACCAGCCGAGCGCCGTGGTGGCCGCCACCGCCAGCGCAAGTGTCGCAACGCGCATTTCAAGCCCTCCAGCCACCGGGCGGCACCGGCGCCGCACTCGACACAATACCTGCGACATCAGTGCGTGGGTCGGCAAAGATATGCCACCGCCCGGCTCGCCCGGCCTGCGCCGATCCTGGTGATGACCACCGAAAGCCGCTGGGTTCCGCGCAACCGCAGGCGCGGGCGCAGCACATCGGGGTCGACGTCGACGCCACGCACCAGGATCTCGACCGCCCCGACCTCGCGGGTCGAGAGCAGTTGCCGCAGGCCCCGTTCGCTGTAGGTGATCTCGTCGAGGACCTCGAACCCACGGACACCGTCAGGCAGCTGATCACCGGACAGGTAAGCGATCTCGGGGTCGAGCTGCCACAATCCGTGTCGCGCGGCGTAATGGCGCACCAGACCGGCACGCACGACGGCTCCGTCGGGGTCGATGATCCATCGGCCCGCGGCAGCGACAGCGCAGTCGTCGGGATCGGCGTCGGTGATCTGTTCGGCACGGTCGAGGACGGTCGCGCGCCGCGTGACGCCTGGATCGGCGAGGCCCGCCGACCACAGGCAGGCCTCACGGACACCGCCCGCCAGTGATGTCACCTCGATCTCGCCGATGAACCCGAGCTGACCGATGGCCGCGAAATCGATTCCGGGAGCGCACTTCACGACGATGTCTCGCCCGGCATACACCTCGAGCAGCGCATCGAGCGCGGGCGTATAGGCCCGCGGATCGAACCGGCGCCGTCCACCGCTGCGCCGGGCAGGATCGGCGACTATGACCGTGTCACGCGTGACGGGGCGCAGCGCGTCGGCCAACAGCAGGTCCACGCCCGCGACGTTGTTGGCGGCCATCGCCAGGCGCACGGGATCGACATCGCTGCCGACGACCTGAGCCGCAGATCTGCTCAGCGCGTCGAGTTCCGCACCGATCGAGCACGTGACATCGTGCACCACCGCTCCGGCCAGCCGCCGGGCACGGTGTGCCGCAACGGGTTCCGGGGTGGCCTGCTGTAACGCCTCATCGGTGAAAAGCCACGTCTGCGCGGTGCCGAACTTGCCGGCCGCCCGCCGCCGCAGCAGCGCGGTCTCGATCAGGACGGCCGCGCGGTCGCCGAAACTCTTTCGCGCCGAACCGATGTCGGCGATGCGCGTGGCATCGGTCAAAGGGTATACGGCAACCTCGTCGATCGCCCTGCGCCCCTGCTCGCTGCGCAGGTACGCGACGTCGTCGAGGGTGAACTGCAGAGTCAGGAGGGTTTGACCCCGGTGACCATGACGTTGTAGAACCAGCCCTTCGGCACGACACGACGCCACACATTGGCGTCCACCCAACTCAGGGTGGTCCAGCTCTTGAACGCGAACCTCGCCCAGCCCCAGCCCAAGCGGCCCGGGGGTACCGACGCCTCGAACGTGCGCACCGGCCAGCCCAGCATCGCGGCGGTGAACTCCTCGCTGGCGGTCTCGACCTCGGTGGCGCCGGCATTGCGGGCCATCCGCTCGAGGTCGCCCGGCTCGAAGGTGTGCAGGTCGACGATCGCCTCGAGCGCG from Mycolicibacterium sp. YH-1 harbors:
- a CDS encoding esterase; this translates as MRVATLALAVAATTALGWSTVAVASAAPPKCADFSGVLDGDQMCRIAATDPAYTLDVTYPVDFPDQQNVADYVKQTRDGFLNVAKMPGPRDMPYQLDTVATEYNSAVPPRGTQTVVFKTFQDVGGAHPQTFYKSFNWDQGMRKPITIGNLFREGTEPFPVIAPLVAAELEKQSGQAVAIAPGVGLDPTNYENFAITNDSLIFFFSQGEMMPESVGALEVTVPRAPIDAMIA
- a CDS encoding class I SAM-dependent methyltransferase: MASCRAEGLVLQRHGHRGQTLLTLQFTLDDVAYLRSEQGRRAIDEVAVYPLTDATRIADIGSARKSFGDRAAVLIETALLRRRAAGKFGTAQTWLFTDEALQQATPEPVAAHRARRLAGAVVHDVTCSIGAELDALSRSAAQVVGSDVDPVRLAMAANNVAGVDLLLADALRPVTRDTVIVADPARRSGGRRRFDPRAYTPALDALLEVYAGRDIVVKCAPGIDFAAIGQLGFIGEIEVTSLAGGVREACLWSAGLADPGVTRRATVLDRAEQITDADPDDCAVAAAGRWIIDPDGAVVRAGLVRHYAARHGLWQLDPEIAYLSGDQLPDGVRGFEVLDEITYSERGLRQLLSTREVGAVEILVRGVDVDPDVLRPRLRLRGTQRLSVVITRIGAGRASRAVAYLCRPTH